CTCCGGCCAGGTGGATGCGGTCCTCCAGGCCGTGGCGCGCGACGGCGGCCCTCAGCTGCGCGGCATACTCCGGGTCCGCGTCCGGCGAGCCGATAAGGGACGCCGTCCAGGGCAGGCCACCGAGGCGAGCGAGCGCGTCGATGAGTAAGAGCTGGCTCTTGTTCGGCAGCAGCGCCGCGACGCAGACGATCCGCGGCGGCCGCGATCCGACGGCGGGTTCGGCCGGCCGGGCTCCGGGCCGGGCGACGTGGACCTGGTCCAGGCCGTACAGCGCCTCGAGCTGGGAGGCGGCGAAGGAGCTCGGGCAGATGACGCCGGTCGCCGCGGCGAGCGCACGGCCCTCGAGCCCGGCGATGCCGGGGAAGGACATGTGCGAGAGCACCCACACCCGCGCGCCGGCCTGGACGGCGGCTTCGATGGCGTCCGGGGCTCCGGCCGCGACCAGGCCGTCGACGATCACCAGAGGCACGGCGCGGAGTGCCTGGGCCAGGGACTCGCGGTCCTCGGGGCGCCCGGGCGGCCACGCGCCGTCGAGCGCCATCACCTCGGTGCGGACGCCGAGCGCTTCCAGGTACTCCACGAGCCGGGCGTTGTAGAGGTTGCCGCCGGAGCGGTGCCCGATGTTGCCCGGCACGATGAAGCGGACGGTGTTCATCACCCTCGGCTGAGGTCGAGTGAGTACCCGGCCCAGGCGTCGGGGGTTTCGCGGAGGGTGACGTCGAGCCCGTGGAGACCGGCGTCGTCGGGGAGCTTCTCCGCGAGCTGTTCAGCGATGTGCCGGGCGAGGAATTCGGTGGTGGTGAGCCGTCCGGCGAATTCGGGCAGCTCGTCCAGATTCTTGTAGTCCAGCCGGTCGAGGATCTCCTGGAGCAGGTCCCCCGCCGCGCCGATGTCGATGACCACGGAGTCCTCGTTGAGCTCTGCGCGCCGGAAGCCGACCTCGGCCACGAAGGTCGCGCCGTGCAGCCCCTGGGCGGGCCCGAAGGACTCCCGCGGAAGGCTGTGGGCGATCATGAAACTGCGGCGGACGGTGAGACTGAACATGGTCATTCCTCCGGTTGCGGGGCACGGTAGCTGACGACAGG
The nucleotide sequence above comes from Arthrobacter woluwensis. Encoded proteins:
- a CDS encoding glycosyltransferase family 4 protein, giving the protein MNTVRFIVPGNIGHRSGGNLYNARLVEYLEALGVRTEVMALDGAWPPGRPEDRESLAQALRAVPLVIVDGLVAAGAPDAIEAAVQAGARVWVLSHMSFPGIAGLEGRALAAATGVICPSSFAASQLEALYGLDQVHVARPGARPAEPAVGSRPPRIVCVAALLPNKSQLLLIDALARLGGLPWTASLIGSPDADPEYAAQLRAAVARHGLEDRIHLAGELDGQELEGAWHVADLSVLVSERESFGMAVQESLAHGVPAVVRRGTGAEEALGAGGAGAAVDLDGGPDALTETLATWLEDPELAARWREAALLRRAVLPRWTETAERVLALLRG
- a CDS encoding 6-pyruvoyl trahydropterin synthase family protein, translating into MFSLTVRRSFMIAHSLPRESFGPAQGLHGATFVAEVGFRRAELNEDSVVIDIGAAGDLLQEILDRLDYKNLDELPEFAGRLTTTEFLARHIAEQLAEKLPDDAGLHGLDVTLRETPDAWAGYSLDLSRG